In Cydia amplana chromosome 2, ilCydAmpl1.1, whole genome shotgun sequence, the following proteins share a genomic window:
- the LOC134662055 gene encoding AP-1 complex subunit sigma-2 isoform X2, whose protein sequence is MMQFMLLFSRQGKLRLQKWYVAHPDKLKKKITRELITTVLARKPKMCSFLEWKDVKVVYKRYASLYFCCAMEQDDNELLTLELIHRYVELLDKYFGSVCELDIIFNFEKAYFILDELVLGGELQETSKKNVLKAIAAQDLLQEDETVDAALREVGLL, encoded by the exons ATG ATGCAATTTATGCTCTTATTTAGTCGGCAAGGTAAGTTACGTCTACAGAAATGGTACGTGGCCCACCCCGATAAACTGAAGAAGAAAATTACCCGTGAACTTATCACCACAGTGCTGGCGCGAAAGCCGAAAATGTGCTCCTTTCTCGAGTGGAAAGATGTCAAAGTAGTATATAAGAG ATACGCATCCCTGTACTTCTGCTGCGCCATGGAGCAGGACGACAATGAACTGCTGACCCTGGAGCTCATCCACCGCTACGTCGAGCTTCTTGATAAATACTTTGGCAGT GTGTGCGAGCTGGACATAATCTTCAACTTCGAGAAAGCCTACTTCATCCTTGATGAGCTGGTGCTCGGCGGTGAGCTGCAGGAGACCAGCAAGAAGAACGTGCTGAAGGCCATCGCTGCGCAGGACCTGCTGCAGGAG GACGAGACGGTGGACGCGGCGCTGCGCGAGGTGGGGCTGCTCTGA
- the LOC134662055 gene encoding AP-1 complex subunit sigma-2 isoform X3, with the protein MMQFMLLFSRQGKLRLQKWYVAHPDKLKKKITRELITTVLARKPKMCSFLEWKDVKVVYKRYASLYFCCAMEQDDNELLTLELIHRYVELLDKYFGSVCELDIIFNFEKAYFILDELVLGGELQETSKKNVLKAIAAQDLLQEDLNDGLLH; encoded by the exons ATG ATGCAATTTATGCTCTTATTTAGTCGGCAAGGTAAGTTACGTCTACAGAAATGGTACGTGGCCCACCCCGATAAACTGAAGAAGAAAATTACCCGTGAACTTATCACCACAGTGCTGGCGCGAAAGCCGAAAATGTGCTCCTTTCTCGAGTGGAAAGATGTCAAAGTAGTATATAAGAG ATACGCATCCCTGTACTTCTGCTGCGCCATGGAGCAGGACGACAATGAACTGCTGACCCTGGAGCTCATCCACCGCTACGTCGAGCTTCTTGATAAATACTTTGGCAGT GTGTGCGAGCTGGACATAATCTTCAACTTCGAGAAAGCCTACTTCATCCTTGATGAGCTGGTGCTCGGCGGTGAGCTGCAGGAGACCAGCAAGAAGAACGTGCTGAAGGCCATCGCTGCGCAGGACCTGCTGCAGGAG GACCTGAACGATGGACTGTTGCACTGA
- the LOC134662055 gene encoding AP-1 complex subunit sigma-2 isoform X1 gives MMQFMLLFSRQGKLRLQKWYVAHPDKLKKKITRELITTVLARKPKMCSFLEWKDVKVVYKRYASLYFCCAMEQDDNELLTLELIHRYVELLDKYFGSVCELDIIFNFEKAYFILDELVLGGELQETSKKNVLKAIAAQDLLQEEETPQGFFEDHGLG, from the exons ATG ATGCAATTTATGCTCTTATTTAGTCGGCAAGGTAAGTTACGTCTACAGAAATGGTACGTGGCCCACCCCGATAAACTGAAGAAGAAAATTACCCGTGAACTTATCACCACAGTGCTGGCGCGAAAGCCGAAAATGTGCTCCTTTCTCGAGTGGAAAGATGTCAAAGTAGTATATAAGAG ATACGCATCCCTGTACTTCTGCTGCGCCATGGAGCAGGACGACAATGAACTGCTGACCCTGGAGCTCATCCACCGCTACGTCGAGCTTCTTGATAAATACTTTGGCAGT GTGTGCGAGCTGGACATAATCTTCAACTTCGAGAAAGCCTACTTCATCCTTGATGAGCTGGTGCTCGGCGGTGAGCTGCAGGAGACCAGCAAGAAGAACGTGCTGAAGGCCATCGCTGCGCAGGACCTGCTGCAGGAG